In a single window of the Elaeis guineensis isolate ETL-2024a chromosome 6, EG11, whole genome shotgun sequence genome:
- the LOC105061583 gene encoding putative pentatricopeptide repeat-containing protein At3g05240: MSDGGAATVAHLQCCATLRDLHQVHTQMTKTQHDRSSFLAGKLVAFCSHRNLMDYALSVFAHTSSPGLFARNSIIHGYHQASSPHLALLFFASRPTLPPNSDTFPLLFKACAQLHDLLLGKALHGHLVKLGFHSDLHVQTALLSLYRFTPPAAKSYLRASCSLLIPTETPSLAGTP; this comes from the coding sequence ATGTCCGACGGCGGCGCCGCCACCGTCGCCCACCTCCAGTGCTGCGCCACCCTCCGAGACCTCCACCAAGTTCACACCCAGATGACAAAAACCCAGCATGACCGCTCCTCGTTCCTCGCCGGCAAGCTCGTCGCTTTCTGCTCCCATCGCAACCTCATGGACTACGCCCTCTCCGTCTTCGCCCACACCTCGTCCCCAGGCCTTTTCGCTCGCAACTCCATCATCCATGGCTATCACCAGGCCTCCTCCCCCCACCTCGCCCTCCTCTTCTTCGCCTCCCGCCCCACTTTACCCCCCAACTCCGATACCTTCCCCCTTCTTTTCAAAGCCTGCGCCCAACTCCATGACCTCCTTCTCGGGAAAGCGCTCCATGGACACCTTGTAAAGCTCGGATTCCACTCCGACCTCCACGTTCAAACCGCCCTTCTCTCCCTCTACCGCTTTACGCCTCCTGCGGCGAAGTCATATCTGCGCGCAAGCTGTTCTCTGTTAATCCCCACAGAGACTCCATCCCTTGCTGGAACGCCATAA